The DNA sequence ATTTCACTAATCTTGAAAGATTTAACAGGGAGATGGAGGAACACACACAGCCAAGAGGAGCTTAAGAGCCTTCATCATCCAAGTAGATCCTAAACTCTTTGAGTTCTATCAGCTGTTGGAGGCCACTTCTGAATTCCCGTTGGTTGCTGGTTCTTCATTTTTACCCTCTTCTGGCCCAGACTCACTCGTCACATGATGCTGTTTATTCTGGTAAAGATAAAGAAGGCAGTTACAATACCACTATGGTTTTGCTACAGAAAAAGGCATAGAGTGGGATAATGCAACAGTTTTGTAAGAGGTATGCAATATAGAACTCCAAAGTCTTGTGTTTGGTTCAAGCAGAAGATTTTCCCTCTGTATTCCCTAGCATGTTAGCTGCTTTATTTTGAAATTCAAACAGCCAACAGGCcatgggaaaagtttcctcttggcATCTGTTTGAAACCAATGGCTACAGCAAGCCATCAGCCTTCATCCAGAGCCTGTGGAATGAGCCTGATAAGTCTGGGCCCTTGCCTGGCAAAAACTGGGAATGGCCCTGAAGACATTTCATTTCAGTCAAAGCATAGTCCTCTTCagaaaacagaaaggaaagaatGAGCAAGGATGAACTATAAAACTCCCATCTTAAGTGTATTTCAGAGCAGAGTTTAAATAAGCCAATGAACAAAGCAGGATaaaggaaacatttctttaaaaaaaaaggttgagaatgttTCCTAGTCATAACTCTCAAGACTCAAATTAACAGGCCTCAGCCACCTGCCAACaactatccaccaccacccccattaaTGTACCAGGCCAGCTGTGCAATGCAGTACAGAGGGGGAAGCTCTCACTGCTCACCCTTCCCCCAACACATACAATGAACAGATGGCTAATCCCCTTGATGAACAAGCACTGGTTACCTCTTCCTTAGTGGTCAGCCTGTACACATAGTAAGGCTGGCTGGCACAAAGAAAATCTCTACAGTACAGGCAATCTCACTGGATTCTAACAGAGACAGATCTGAGCCAGCAACTTGCAAATTCAGCACACTTATGAAAACCATCCCTTCGTTTATTAAAGACTTTGATGAGTTTTCCAAGTCCAGCTCGGTACCTGACAGGGTGGCTCCAGTGGAAACTCCAAGGCAGGAGATGCAGTGTGTCTAGGGGTGccccctcttcctggctgcacTGCCTGGTTTAGGAGTCCTTGTTGAGCAGAATCTTCACTTGAGTGTATATTTATGGGGGCCTCAGCAACATTTTTGTTCAACTGGTTTTCAAGGGCAGCCGAAGAAACAGAGagcaggggagaaggggggcaCTGCATGCCATCACCAACAACATCCAAGTCCTGCCAAGAGAAAATGAGAAAAGCTTGTTTAGGAtcccagcagggagagggagaacaaaggtttcttttcaacttcttcaaaCTTTTCAAAGGTTTCTTTGCAACTTGTTCAGAGCAGACACcaagggaaagaaaacaaaatgaacatgTAATAAATAAGATTGACATCCTTTTCCATTAAGAGGAATGCAAGATCTGTTTTTTAGCCAACAGTCACCTAGGCTTCAAAATGGGTCTTTCTTTGTGACAAGAAAGGTAGATAACATATGAATTCAGCCGGACAGGAAAACCAAAGTAGCAGCAATATTTGAATAAAACCAAAACTCATCTCGATTAAATTAAGATTATCAAAGAAAATTTCTCTACAGCTATCCCAATGGTTCTCAAAAACTGAGCAGTGGCTCCCCGGGGAGGCATGGAAACCagcagccatggaatcctcacaaaaaacctacTGCCCTGtacaacatataggattgtagtgctaaaggggagccatggccaatggctcagaaggtcaagggagccaccagtttaaaaagtttgggaaccactgagctatccTATTATGTCTCAACTTGAAGAAACCTGTGCTGCACTGGTGGTTGTGTTATTTTACAAGAGAAAATGCAAGTAGCTTTTCTTGGATAGGGGATCCATTACTGCAAACAGCATGTCTCTTGCTCaggaaggaaatggggggggggagaggaaggagattcTTGCAATTCCTTGCAAAGTTTGGTAAAATGAAACCCAGGAAGCAGACAGATTGTAATAGACTCTCTGTTGACAGAATTCAACCTGATTAACAGAATAGCAAACTTAGTAGCAAAAACCTGAACTCCAGGAGAAGGCACCTGCTGCAAGACTATACAAACCCTTCTATCCAGGATGTTATTTTACTGAAACAGGCACATAGAGGCATATGTGCCATCAGGGCTGGTACAAAGATGCCAGGAACTTTGCAGTTGGAATCAAACATAACTCAGAAAGCAGCAGTGATGAAGCCTCAGGATTCCTCTTGGAAAAACTATTAAGGTCCGTGCAGAAGCTCTTAATATACTCCCACCAAGAGAAAGTGGTGCTTATTTTGGAAGCACATGCCAAAACCACTATATGAGCACTCACAATTTACAAAGTTACATCTTACAAAATAATCTGGTCAGTGTTCATTACACCTAGTAGTCCTTGCTGAACAAAACACTAAACTAGACCTTTTAACTCATCTTTCTGTAGCAGGATCAGTGCACAGCGAGCATGGGGTGGAAGAGACGTATAGAGTGACAGCATTCAACATCACACCCTCTACAGCTACCCACAAATTAAGCAACAGCTTGACATCCTCAACTACTTTTAGAATAGCTTTCAAAGCTAGGATTGGAACTAAACTGCAAGGTGCTTTTAGGCTACCAGATTTTTTTTAGGAGACAGCCATTTCAATTAAAATCAGATTGCTGTGtctacagggtgtgtgtgtgtgtgtttaataatgGATTTTAAAGTACACAGATTTAGCATGTCTACATGCAGGTCACCCTTGTAATCTAGGGATTATAACCCCCCCACGCATCCTTTATGAGATAGAGCGtaaaagctgctttttaaaagaacTCCTAAATACGGATTTGGATGGTCTGATCTTTCCAAATATGCAGTTACAAAAAGGTCCAATCTAACCCCTTAGGTTCTTGCTCTTCTACGTCCTCACCCTAGGACCAAATTCCTTGGCGTGAAAATCACAGTAGTGATCAAGAATGTGAAATTGACTAACCTACCCAGAGTCCTATGGACACTAAAAGAAGAATCATTTGCTACAAACAGGTAAGGAAGATTTCATAATCATCTTTCTAAAGAAATGAACACCACATCTAGAAGCAGCACATGGGTACAGACTTCCTAGGAACACACCACCAAGTGCAAGAAAAACATACTTGAATGCTCTCTTTATATAAAAGCTTCCTTGTGCATAGGAAATAAGAACATCAAAGAAAAAGTCAAGCCACAACTGTTTTTCTGATGCAATCCCTTTCTACAGGCAAAAtgtacacatttatttatttgatttgtttgATCACACATGTGTGCAAGAGAATTAAGGAAAGGAGAAGTTTGCCACCAAGTTACCGGTAGTCCTCTTCTCTGTTCCCTATTTTGGCTCAGTCTTCTCttatttaaaagaataaaaattttcAAGTATCTTCGTTTTCTTGCCCCCACACAACCAAAACTACACCCTTATTTCCACAACCTTGCTCTCCTTTGCTGTTTCCTACCACTGCAGCCCTTCATATTTTTGCAGCCATCTAGCTCTTATTAAAATACCAATGGAAATTCATCTCTTCATTTCCCAATAGACCTTATAACTGTTTTTGACCCCAATCCCCTTCTGCTGTATTGTCCAGTCTGTTATTTTAGACCGAAGCTGGGCAGGAGACCTGAGATCTAACAGATCTGAGTGATCTGCAGTAACTCAAACATTTCTGACTACCTACAGTTTAGCACAGACATTGAAAAACCTTCTTATGACTGGCCTTGAGGAAATCAGCCTCAGTGTTTTCTCACTTGTAAAATAATATGAATTGGCTGCTTTCGACCATATTTTGAGCAGCACTGCCAACCAGTTTTAGACTTATGTAAGAATTCCAGATGTAGAGTTGAACTTCTACAGACTGGTTAACACAGTGCACAGGAAGCCGAAGGGAAATGGCTTCACATGTACCCCTGAGCATCAATGTGGCTGACTCCACCTCAAATTACTATTTCGCATCTGGCTCTGGTGGGTGGACCTAAAACACAGCAGAGCTCACATGCCTGAAGTCTGCCAAGTCTGTTTGGATAGTAAGCCTGACTGTGGTTTTAGGCACCTACTATATGAAGGTGCTCAGGAAATATACTAATTCAAATAATGTATCCAGTTAATTATAGTTTCACATGGCATATCCCAAGGCAGTGACAACGCTACATGTTTACTGAACGTTTTCAGACagtagctagttctagcttctcAGCCTTTCCTATATAatttatgctatttttttttcagcacGCTCCCTTATGTTTACATGTACTTCAAACCAATGCAACTACTGAAGTCTCCTACCCAATTCAGCAGTAATTGTACTTTCTGAAGTGGCCTGGGCAAGTGCTCTATTACAATACACTTACATCACTGAACTCCAGCGGCAAGTTTTCTGTGGGCCGGAGTTCAGCTGCACTCAAGTAGAGATCCGCGGAAGTAGTTTCCAGCTCCTCGGGAACAGACAGTACCTGCTCTGGGACATACATCTGAGGCGGTAGCTGAAGATGAAGTGGGCAGCAGGGATTCTCAGAAAGGCTTACAGGCACTGGCTTGCTACAGGATGCTTCTTCTGACCCATGGCACAGCTTAAAGAGAAGCTGGTTGGTATCCTGGCAAATATCTGAAGACCCAGTCAACGGAAATAAGCAAGATTTGCAAACTGGCAAGGTCAGTTCTGCCAGGGCAGAAGTACTAGGGAAAAAAACTGTTAAAGCAGACTTTTGTAAAGTCAGCTGACCTGAAATATAGTGAGCAACCTTAAAAATACAGCAATAGCTCAATCACAGGGAATTTATTCTCCCAAAGCCAAGCACCATGTAAAACAGTGCTAAAAGTGTtaccactgaatgcaatgggagcCAATTACGTCCACCCTATCCAAAACGGGAGCACTTACCAAATGCTCCCATTTGGCAAAACAGATGTCAGTCAATTTGGGGTGAAGAGCACTGAAATGAAAATGTTAAAGGGGGCAGTTTTAGAGGTGGTATTACTGTGAAAACTTTCAGAgagggatgcagaatggccaaAATGGCAGAAGACTTTTGTACTTATTCTAATTTATCATATTTCTTAGAAATTCTTCTATACAACAAAATATGAAGCCACAAGACCGAAATCTACACGCACTAGCATAGTCTGCAGAAATAATCCATAACAGTTTTGGTTTTAATGTAGGAATATAATCCTGTACTAAAGTGGTACAGGAGATCTGCAAGTCTTTAGTTTCCAACTCTATATTTTAGTATGTTTAGCCTCAAAATAGAAAACAGGATGTATAAACCCTATATGAGTCATGAATGTCTGTGTACGAATTTCCTTCGTACATCACAATTGGTAGTCAGTTATCCAAGAACCAGGTACTAGCATAGTTTGTTTCCAAGTCTGTGTCACAAAGAATCTAAATTCAGATGGAGTAGAAGCTTCAAGTACCAAATCGAAGTAGACTCTGCACCAGCTTGCTAAAACTGGATACAGAACTCTAAACAAACTCTTTACTTCTAAGTGTCCAGAAATGAGATTCTAGAGGGATCAAGGTGGTTGGCTTTATTTCAGCTTGTGGTTCTACTGTAGCTTTTTGAGGTTTGGTTGTTGCTTCCAACTGAACTGACTGTTCCAGTCTGAACCAAAAGAACAGCCAACAGACCACAGGAAGGCATTTTTTTGGGCTCCTGTTTGAAACCAGCAGCTACAGCAAGCCACCAGCCTTGATTCAGGGCCAAGAAAAAAATTTAGGAAGGATGACAAAGATGTTATCTACATTTCATCAAACTTTCACAAATACTGATACATAAAAACAAAGATTAAAAAAGATACGAGTAAGGCAATGTCTTGTCATTGGGAGAGACTGGTTGGAACATCGAACATCATCCACAAAAGCCAAGCACCTCTGACTGGAACGGGTAGTGTGTGCCTGAAATGGATAGATTAGAGAACCATGTAAGTTTTCCAGGCTGTTGATGGGGAAGCTACTGGTTTACACCAGAATAGATTCTTGCATTCAATTATCACACAACTAGGAATAACAAAAACATTTCTTCCCACATGCAATCAAGAAAGCAGCTGAGCTGATTAAAACAGATCAAACTGCCAGGATAAAAATCAGACTGAGACTGAATGCATTTAGCTATAAAGGCATTTACTGTGCAAAGTAGATGGAAGATCTGTCTTCAAACACATAATTGTTCAGCTTTGGATTTTTTTGATATCTGAAAACCTTCAAGAATATTAAACATTTGAGTCAACTAGTCTTTCTGCCCCCACCTTGACTTCAGAGGAGAATCAATAAGCCTACAATTTATACTTTCACTGAGCCAAGAGATTCACAACACATATGAAGTGCAGCCTGACTCAAGTACCTGCTGGGCAGCACCTTCAGTGGCCAGCATTCTGCGTTCTTTCAGCTGCCGGTGCAGAAGAGCCTCCACACCATAGCGCTGCCGATATCGCCTCAAGTATTTCAGTCGCTTCAGGTTTTCACGTTCTTTAGCCAGAAGTCCCTCTGGGCCTGTCAGGAGGCTGCTACCTGGAAGACACCAAGGAAGCATCCTCAAGACAGACTCGAGGTACTACCCTGCCTTTGCAAATCCCAGTAACACTAAGAAGAGCACCTCTGTAATTTTACTGAAGGTCTTGAGAAAAAGCATTTGACTTTACCCCAATACTGCACTTCCTCCTCCAGATCATCTATCCATAACATCAAGATTTAAACATAAAAGATAGACAAAACGGGTGGATACAGAGCAACATCCAAATGAAAGTTTTAACAAATGCTTAGCCCACCCTTATGCATTACAGTGGATGTCTGCTTTACAAAGGTAAACTGTTCCAGAGACACCAccgtattgtgaaaatattgtaacatGAACCCAATAATGCACTGTCCTTTGGTAATCTGTTGCAAGACCTCAGAAGTTGACGTTTCTGCCCCAGAACTAAGCCATTACCCTCTCTAAAAGATTATTTGAAAGGTGCCTACTGTGTTCTTCAGGGGCCACAGTTAACAATCTACACAATGTGGCAATTGTAAACTCCAAATTATCAGGCAGTATCCTTCCCGCAGTACATGTTGTTAAAAAGTACTGCTACTGGCGGAAACATTTCTTAGAAGGCTTGTATCTGCATCGGCAATACCCTTCTTATACACAGCTATGATGCTCAAAATGCCGATACTGGGTAAGATGCTACCAATTGCTTACATTCACATTGCTGATTGGCTTATCACCCATGAGGTCCTGTCTGTAAAGTGAGTAACTGATTGtttagtgaaccttgttttaccaTGAAGGTGTTTTACTGTgaagtgatttgattgtaaacTGGGGTTCCACTTAACATATTTCAAGACAGCTGGCTTAAACCAAATCACATGAAAAACTATGTGTTAAACCTTTACTTTCTCACAACTAGACACAAGAGAGGACAAGGTTACTGACCTAGTCTCATATGGAAGTCAAATGAAGTCACATTTTAACAAATACACATTCTTAAAATGGCAAACCATGCTGCCAATATCATTTGATAGCTGTACGAAGAGCCCATCTCTCCCTTGATGCTTGTGCCAGGTTTCTAAATTCATATGGGATGTGTTTCACACATGGTCATAATACAGCTCTCCTACCTTAAGGGACTGGTGGTACCTAATGATTCTCTCTGGGGTCTGGTAAATTCCTAATTGATTTGAAACTTAAATTAGTACCATCCCTCAAAACACCAACAAGGCTTCTAAacaaatcttcagaaatagcactAGGCATTGCAACTCTCTCTATATTACTTTCAGATCACCACCTTAATGAAATTCAGGCAAGTGTTAGCACCTGGCCTCTGTGTTACACTTCAAAACTGCTCAAAGGTAGAACTATGGCTATTTACCTATAGCTTCATGTTCCACTTTGCGGCTGTGCAAGTACCGGCGTTTCTTCTCTTTTAGGAGATGTTGAAGACGTTTGAACTGGTCAATATAcaaagactgcagccttattaACTTCTCTCGCATGATCAATGCCACTTCCTCAGCAGTATACACACCAGCATGCCTATCAGAAACAGGATCCAATTTAATAAGTAAGCAAGCTGACTCAACTTATTCACTTTAGCTATAAACATCAAAGTGCCAGCAAAAATAGCGTCAGGCAGCAAAAAAGAAGCTATTTAAGAGCAAATAATTCAATCAGCTATATTTCAGTGCCCTTCAACTGAAAGCAATCAGTTCAAGAACTATGACACCACTAGTTGGGATGATGAGCTATTTTCGTCTGAGAAACTGCAAACCAACACGAAGAGGAAGACAGAACAATGCTTTTCTATGGGCACACAACAAGTATTCCAGAAAGCCCAGGAGGCCACTGATATAACTCAATCACAAGATTTGGGATGCTCCTGGACTTGTCACCAGAGACTGCAACAGCTAGAAGCACCATTCACATACAGGTGTGTCcccttatccgcaggggttctgttctggaatccccCCTCCTCGCAGATAGCGGCAAATGTCTGTCCTCACAGCCAGGACCCGCTGAAGGCGAAGGGAGCTGCGCTCACCTTGCCTCTAGAGGGGCTTCTGAGcactgcagaggccacagacgtTTGCCCGCgtcctcagaatggctgttttcagccaaaaaacatCACTACTGGTTTTTGGCTGGAACTCAGAAGCATCTCCAGAGACGAGAGGGTCACAGCCCCCTAATATTATGAAGGGCAAAACAATATGAGATTATAATTAATACAGTACATGGAAGTCACTATGGTAAGACCAACATCATCTTCAGCTAGTTTAGGATGCAACAGTGAATTGCCCAATAGAAACTGGATATACAGTACACCACTAGGTGGACAAGCTCTGAAAGCTTAGGTTCAATGTATTTAAAGAGGGCTTCTAACTCCATGCAATCTCAGAGACTGAACAGCAGCACCCTCTTCACTGTACTGTCTGTGAGCTAGTTTCCAACAAAGCATGCACAGAgagttgtttgttttaaatatctATAAATGGCTCTCTCACTAAACAACCTCTCCCACGTAAATTCAAGGTATCAGAAAATGAATACGACAACAAATGTTGTTGCATAACTGGAATGCCTGCCATGGCGACATCTAAAACCAGGTCTTCTTTCAAAAGCACTTTTACGGCTTCATTTAGGCTGCTTTTTGGTGATCGAAGTTAGGAAGGTTGCAGAGGAATTTTAACATACCTGCCTCAAGCCTTTGCGACAGACTAAGCTACACATCTAAATTTTAGATGTTTTATTACTTGGAAGGCCAGCACATGGGAACAGACTTGATATAAACCCCTTGAATGAAGAAGTTCCAAGGTTTATTTTGTGATCTTTAAAAACCAAACTGCTAGCCAAGATTGTATCTGGATAGAATAATTAATCTGCTCCAGAATGGTGAGAATTAACCAAGTTTTCTATCACATATTGATATCCTGCATGGTATGCctctcactcacacatacacccacttcctcccccccaaatccCACTTCTAACATACATCTACCCTGTGTAGAAGTATGAAGTAACTCGACAAAGAGGCAGCTTTTCAAGTGATGGTTCTCTTGTATGCAGTAGAAGgaaagtacagtggtacctcgcataacgaatgccccacgcagcgaaaaacccgcagaacgaaagagttgtgcgaagtttggtaactcgcacaacaaatttttatgacttatgcttcgcataacaaatttttgttttgttttgtcttaagggggggatcttcatgtccttttatgatcccatccaccctagtaaggggcggatcttcatgtcactttatgatcccatccaccctagtaaggggcggatcttcatgtcactttatgatcccatccaccctagtaaggggcggatcttcatgtcactttatgatcccatccaccctagtaaggggtggatcttcatgtccctttatgatcccatccaccctagtaaggggaggatcttcatgtccctttatgatcccatccaccctagtaaggggaggatcttcatgtccctttatgatcccgtccaccctagtaaggggaggatcttcatgtccctttatgatcccgtccaccctagtaaggggcggatcttcatgtccctttatgatcccgtccaccctagtaaggggcggatcttcatgtcactttatgatcccatccaccctagtaaggggcggatcttcatgtcactttatgatcccatccaccctagtaaggggaggatcttcatgtccctttatgatcccgtccaccctagtaaggggaggatcttcatgtcactttatgatcccatcc is a window from the Tiliqua scincoides isolate rTilSci1 chromosome 2, rTilSci1.hap2, whole genome shotgun sequence genome containing:
- the KANSL2 gene encoding KAT8 regulatory NSL complex subunit 2 isoform X2 translates to MNRIRIHVLPSSRGRLTPVPRPQEALSCAFAHRPCSHPRLEGHEFCIKHILEDRNAPFKQCSYVSTKNAKRCPNAAPKPEKKDGVPFCAEHARKNALALQAQIKKSNPSPVQESLLCQLSSYAKTELGSQTAESSRSEASRILDEDSWSDGEQEPLTVDQTWRGDPDSEADSIDSDQEDPLKHAGVYTAEEVALIMREKLIRLQSLYIDQFKRLQHLLKEKKRRYLHSRKVEHEAIGSSLLTGPEGLLAKERENLKRLKYLRRYRQRYGVEALLHRQLKERRMLATEGAAQQAHTTRSSQRCLAFVDDVRCSNQSLPMTRHCLTHICQDTNQLLFKLCHGSEEASCSKPVPVSLSENPCCPLHLQLPPQMYVPEQDLDVVGDGMQCPPSPLLSVSSAALENQLNKNVAEAPINIHSSEDSAQQGLLNQAVQPGRGGTPRHTASPALEFPLEPPCQNKQHHVTSESGPEEGKNEEPATNGNSEVASNS
- the KANSL2 gene encoding KAT8 regulatory NSL complex subunit 2 isoform X1 — encoded protein: MNRIRIHVLPSSRGRLTPVPRPQEALSCAFAHRPCSHPRLEGHEFCIKHILEDRNAPFKQCSYVSTKNAKRCPNAAPKPEKKDGVPFCAEHARKNALALQAQIKKSNPSPVQESLLCQLSSYAKTELGSQTAESSRSEASRILDEDSWSDGEQEPLTVDQTWRGDPDSEADSIDSDQEDPLKHAGVYTAEEVALIMREKLIRLQSLYIDQFKRLQHLLKEKKRRYLHSRKVEHEAIGSSLLTGPEGLLAKERENLKRLKYLRRYRQRYGVEALLHRQLKERRMLATEGAAQQAHTTRSSQRCLAFVDDVRCSNQSLPMTRHCLTHICQDTNQLLFKLCHGSEEASCSKPVPVSLSENPCCPLHLQLPPQMYVPEQVLSVPEELETTSADLYLSAAELRPTENLPLEFSDDLDVVGDGMQCPPSPLLSVSSAALENQLNKNVAEAPINIHSSEDSAQQGLLNQAVQPGRGGTPRHTASPALEFPLEPPCQNKQHHVTSESGPEEGKNEEPATNGNSEVASNS